The bacterium DNA segment TGTGTTCTACTCCTTATTTTTAGTGAATCCGCGTTTTAATAACTGAATCTGCTTCTTGTATTTTTGTTTTGTTTTTTCGCAGTCAGAAATATTTAAGAAAACTTCGGCGGTTGCATCTCTACAAATAGAAAACAGAACACTGAGCATATTATCAAAATCATCTTCTTCGCGTAAATCGAGAACATCAAAATTAATGAGAGGTTGTAATTCTTTTAATATTTCTATTCCGGTAGTGTTTTTTGACATTTTGAGATAAAAATCAGTATTTACTTTGATGTCGGCAAATAAATTTTGGCCAAATCTGTTTGCCTTTTCCTCCATGGTAAATTCCATGGCAAATTCAAGAATGTTGTAGAACATACTGAAGATATCGCCATTGTTTATATGTAAGAATTCTTCTATATGTCTTAGCATTTGTTTTTGATATTCCAATAAAATATATTCGAGCATATCGTTTTTATCTGTAAAATACTGATAAAAGCTGCCTCTCGGAATTTCCGCCGTCTGTATAATTTTATTTATTGATATCTTATCAAATGACACCCTCGAAAATTCATCTTTAATGGCACAAACAAGTTTATCTCTCTTTTCTTCAGGTAAATTAAAAAATGTAGCTGTTGGCATAATGCCGCTCCTTTCTATGACAGCTTGTCATATGACAAGCTGTCATTATGCATGACAACATGTCACTTGTCAAGTATAAAATTTGTTATAAAATA contains these protein-coding regions:
- a CDS encoding TetR family transcriptional regulator, with protein sequence MPTATFFNLPEEKRDKLVCAIKDEFSRVSFDKISINKIIQTAEIPRGSFYQYFTDKNDMLEYILLEYQKQMLRHIEEFLHINNGDIFSMFYNILEFAMEFTMEEKANRFGQNLFADIKVNTDFYLKMSKNTTGIEILKELQPLINFDVLDLREEDDFDNMLSVLFSICRDATAEVFLNISDCEKTKQKYKKQIQLLKRGFTKNKE